A genomic window from Macaca mulatta isolate MMU2019108-1 chromosome 19, T2T-MMU8v2.0, whole genome shotgun sequence includes:
- the MBOAT7 gene encoding membrane-bound acylglycerophosphatidylinositol O-acyltransferase MBOAT7 isoform X3, with protein sequence MGGSCCGPGAHPVHLWPPHFAFSDHHPWDLGPHSGPALLVSLASEVQDLHLAQRKEMASGFSKGPTLGLLPDVPSLMETLSYSYCYVGIMTGPFFRYRTYLDWLEQPFPGAVPSLRPLLRRAWPAPLFGLLFLLSSHLFPLEAVREDAFYARPLPARLFYMIPVFFAFRMRFYVAWIAAECGCIAAGFGAYPVAAKARAGGGPTLQCPPPSSPEKAASLEYDYETIRNIDCYGTDFCVRVRDGMRYWNMTVQWWLAQYIYKSAPARSYVLRSAWTMLLSAYWHGLHPGYYLSFLTIPLCLAAEGRLESALRGRLSPGGQKAWDWVHWFLKMRAYDYMCMGFVLLSLADTLRYWASIYFCIHFLALAGLGLGLALGGGSPSRRKAASQPTSLAPEKLREE encoded by the exons CTGGTGAGCCTGGCCAGTGAAGTCCAGGacctgcacctggcccagaggaaGGAAATGGCCTCGGGTTTCAGCAAGGGGCCCACCCTGGGGCTGCTGCCCGACGTGCCCTCCTTGATGGAGACGCTCAGCTACAGTTACTGCTACGTGGGAATCATGACAG GCCCGTTCTTCCGCTACCGCACCTACCTGGACTGGCTGGAGCAGCCCTTCCCGGGGGCCGTGCCCAGCCTGCGGCCCCTGCTGCGCCGCGCCTGGCCGGCCCCGCTCTTCGGCCTGCTGTTCctgctctcctcccacctcttccCGCTGGAGGCCGTGCGCGAGGACGCCTTCTACGCCCGCCCGCTGCCCGCCCGCCTCTTCTACATGATCCCCGTCTTCTTCGCCTTCCGCATGCGCTTCTACGTGGCCTGGATTGCCGCGGAGTGCGGCTGCATTGCCGCCGGCTTCGGGGCCTACCCCGTGGCCGCCAAAGCCCGGGCCGGGGGCGGCCCCACCCTCCAATGCCCACCCCCCAGCAG TCCGGAGAAGGCGGCTTCCCTGGAGTATGACTATGAGACCATCCGCAACATCGACTGCTACGGCACAGATTTCTGCGTGCGGGTGCGCGATGGCATGCGGTACTGGAACATGACGGTGCAGTGGTGGCTGGCGCAGTATATCTACAAGAGCGCACCTGCCCGTTCCTATGTCCTGCG GAGCGCCTGGACCATGCTGCTGAGCGCCTACTGGCACGGCCTCCACCCGGGCTACTACCTGAGCTTCCTGACCATCCCTCTGTGCCTGGCTGCCGAGGGCCGGCTGGAGTCAGCCCTGCGGGGGCGGCTGAGCCCAGGGGGCCAGAAGGCCTGGGACTGGGTGCACTGGTTCCTGAAGATGCGCGCCTACGACTACATGTGCATGGGCTTCGTGCTGCTCTCCTTGGCCGACACGCTTCGGTACTGGGCCTCCATCTACTTCTGTATCCACTTCCTGGCcctggcagggctggggctggggctggcttTGGGTGGGGGCAGCCCCAGCCGGCGGAAGGCAGCATCCCAGCCCACCAGCCTTGCCCCAGAGAAGCTCCGGGAGGAGTGA